From Streptomyces yatensis, one genomic window encodes:
- a CDS encoding LacI family DNA-binding transcriptional regulator gives MSSVVRGRGSVREETRQRVRDAIDELGYRPNPLARGLDSRATDTVTLALPDLGQRLLRAAGRRGLRSSGGRGHQRRAGAPPRVTASGSWRCCAIAGASRTVCC, from the coding sequence GTGTCGAGCGTGGTCCGCGGCCGCGGGAGCGTCCGCGAGGAGACCCGGCAGCGGGTGCGGGACGCGATCGACGAGCTCGGCTACCGCCCCAACCCCCTGGCCCGCGGCCTCGATTCGAGGGCGACGGACACGGTGACGCTCGCCCTGCCGGACCTCGGGCAACGGCTACTGCGCGCCGCTGGCCGCCGCGGTCTTCGATCTAGCGGAGGCCGAGGGCATCAGCGTCGTGCTGGAGCCCCACCGAGGGTGACCGCGAGCGGGAGCTGGAGGTGCTGCGCCATCGCGGGGGCCTCTCGGACGGTGTGCTGCTGA